CAGCGTCGCCGCACACCATGAGATTGCCGGGTTCCCGCGCGCAGAGAGCCTGGAGAAAACGCAATTCCGCTGAGCGGAGATCCTGAACTTCGTCGACGACGACTGCGGAGAACGGGGACGTCACCGAACCTGCGGTGAGGAGTTCCTCGGCGCGAATGCAGAGCCCGGTCCAGTCCCGCATCTGGCGCTTGGCCAGAGCGTTAATGACTTCTCCAAATACCTGCCAGAGGACTTTTCGTTCCTTGACTGCCAATCCTCGGCCTCTGCCGGTCCTGTGTGCCTGCCGATAGCCGTCCCACGACTCAATTCCTTGGAGCCTCACCACGTTGTCCCATTCGCTCCGCACGAAGGATGCATCAAATGCAGGCGCGTGACGGGTGCGAAGGGTTCCCAGCAGTTCGTTGACGTCATCTTCCGACGCGGGCTGAACCCGTGGCTCGACCTTCCGGACGATGCTGAGGGCCTGCTTATGGACGGTCGAGACCGTGATCCTCGCTCGCTCCGCTTCGTTGCAGATCCTGGCGATGTTGCTCTGTATGTTCTCGCAGAGGGTCGACACGAAGCTCGTCAGCAGGACGGTGTTGCCGCGACGGGCCAGATGTCTTGCGCGGTGCATCGCCACGACTGTCTTGCCGGTACCGGCCGAGCCCGAGACTTTTGCCGGACCGGAAAATGCCCGCTCCACCATTTCCCGCTGCGATGGGTGGAGGAACGCGATCCAACGTTCCATCGGCGCTTCGAGCGCAGCAGCGAGGCCCTCGGTGTCTTCGACGAGAAAGAATCGGCGCTGGGTATCGCTTGACTCGATTGCGGGCCGCCCAAGTGGAACAGGGCGAGGGGGGGTGACGAATCCTCCATCAGCCAGGGTGAGGAGCCGCTCGCTCACGTCGTCGGGCAACTGCTCGCATACAACCAGGAGCTGTCCATCGTCGCATACCCGGCGCAGAGTCGGCAGCCAACTCTCGGGCACACCTAGAGATAGGAGGTAGCCGTCGTCGTGTTTTCCGAAAATCGGTGGCGCATCCGGGTGTACGGGAACCTCGATGATCCGGTCCACCTTGCGGACCGTCTCTACCGATTCGATGATGTGGAGCGCACCCGTGATTGTGTGGCGGTCGACCTCATGTCGCTCGGCCCACTCGTATGCGGGCTTGTGGTGATCAACGTAAACCATAGCCCACGTTTCACCATCCTTGTAGAGGATCACACGCAGGTCCTGGGAGACTCGCCCACTCCACACGTTCTTGGAAAGCGCCCGTGTCAGGCGCTCCAGGCTGATGCTGGGAGTTGCCGGATTGGCCGCAAACGTCATGACGAACACATTTGCGCGCGCCTGATCGTTGGCCGAGAGTTGTCCCAGCGCTGAATAGAACTGTCGTGCGATCATGACGGAAGCTGTCATGACTACTCCTCCAAGGCGCCCATGACGCGCATCACGACGTCCGGGTCAGTGGCGCGGACTCGCACTACCCGCCAACCCTGCGATGTCAATGTGCTCGCGACTTCGTTGGCAGAAGGAAGAACATCATCCACTAGGCGCAGCTTTCGATTTTTCCAGCAGACGGTCGCTAGGTCGAGGTCGACGACGCGCCCGCGGTTCATGATCTCCTCACCAGGATCGACTGTCACGCCTTCCGTGGCCGCGAGAGCGACCATGACTGGTTTCCAGACGGCACTGAAATCCTCTAGCACCTCGGTCGTCGTCCCGAGACCATCGCCGCGCCAGGAATGGAATGACGGCCAGCTTCTTCCGTATTCCTCGCCCTCGTCCCACGAGCACACTACGGAGAGCACACAGGCTTCTTTGTGTCGCTTGAGCCGCGTCAACGCCGCATACGCTGCCGCCTTCATCTTGTCATCCAGGAGATCGCCGAAATGGATGACCAGCGCTCTGCCCTCCCAGCCCTTGAAGGAGTGGATGGTCGTGGCTTTCACCTTGGCGGACCCCTTGAAGAAGGCCAGCTTGTGCCGTCGTTCTTCCTCTCCTTCGTAGAAGGTATGAAGGACATGGATGCCGTGTCCTTCGAGCCTGTTGACCACTCTCGCACCGAGGGCCCTGCTGGAGGTGAGGAACGTGACGTCCGACCACGGCAACGTTTTGCCACCGATTGATCTGGGGAGAGCAAGGACCTCGGCCACGCAGGCGTCCTCGGCCCGATCGCCCCTCACCTGGAACCAGCGCAGATGCGTGCTAGAGAGTGCCAGTTCGGTCTGTGCCGGTTGGGGCAAGGCTCTCAATCCATCGCGAGGAAGGAAACGCTCGGCGAAATCGCGCACCAGAGGGATCAGCACGGGTGGCAACCGATAGCTGGTGTCCAATGTTGTCCACCTACCAGAGAATCCAGCCCCGATCATTTTCTGCTCCGTCCACGCTCTCGCCGTTCCGTAGACGTCCTGGGTGGGATCAGCCACCAGGAGCATCTCGCCACCGGGCTTGCAGGCCGCTCGCAGGGCTTTCCACCAACTCAGTCGGTAGTCCTGCCCCTCGTCCACGAGGATGGCGTCGTACTGCGGTAACTCCGCACCCTCTCGTTGATAGAGACCGAAAACAAGCTCCGCCATTTTCTCGTTGAGGATTTCGTCTTTCGAATAGTCGTCGTTTTCCCAGAGGCTTTTTTGCTTGTCGTTCTCCCCAGCCGTCGCCGTGATGCGTTTGCACCACTGATGAAAATTCAGCCACGTGATGCGTTCCGCAAACGTCTTGCTGCGCCACCATCGCACCGCGAGGTCTCGCAGGTAGTTGAGGAGGGTGATGTTGAACGTCGCGACGAGAACCGTCTTCCCCTCTTTCGCCAGCTCCGCGGCGCGAGCCGCGAGCACCACGGACTTCCCTGAACCGGCTGCACCCTTGATGCGTCGGTAGCCTTTCTGTGGCGCGGGGTCGGTGGCGAGCGCTATCTGCTTCTTGTCCATTTCGAGTGGATGTCGCTGCTCGACCGAGACGTCCGGCTCGACCAGCCACGGGCGAAGCTCCGCTGCGATGTCGTGGCTCATGTACTCGTTGTGGCGGTGGACAAGAGGAAAGGCCTTCAGGATATTGCCTGAATCCAGGTCATCCCAGCAGACCATCGGATTCTGCGGGATAGAGAGGTGCGTTTTGTACGTTGTCCCCAAAAGGTGATCAGCCTTCTCGCGAGAAGCGAAGGGGAAGACGACTCCAGCAGTGATCACTCCGAAACCGGTCCGCACGGGCAGTGACGGGCAGTAGAGTTTATGGACCTCGTCCTTGTAGGCGATGACTTTGGCGATCGGATTCTGTCTGGCCAGAGAGAACGTCTTCCCGTCGCGACGGCCGTGGAGGGTTGGAGGCGTGCCCTGAAAAAAGTAGTCGAGCGCGTCCAGATCCCAGTCCTTGACCTCGTAAACGGCAATACCGTTGTCCGGATGAAGGAGAACGAAATCAGGACGCAGGCCGTTGAGGTGAGGCTGTACGTATAACTCCCAGCCATCGGGAAGATGCTCACGGAAAAACTCGAGAGTCTTGCGTTCTCCGGGGGTAAGTGGAGTCGGAAGATGGTCCAGTTCGTCATAGGGGGGGATGATCGTGATGTCGTTCATTACTCGCTCCCCAGGGCGGCCAGCACGCGGGCAGTGAGATCCAATTCGTTCGGACGGACTCGCATCACACGACAGCCGACTGAAGAAAGGGCGTGGGTGACAGCGTCCGCGGAAGAACGTGCATCGTCGACCAGACGCAACGATCGATTTCCCTTCCGGACAGTCGCCAGATCGAGATCGACGACGCGCCCTTCATGCATCACTTCCTCGCCGGGTTCGACGGTCACGCCGTCCGAGGATGTGAGGCTTTCCATCAGGGGGCGCCATTCCTCACCATAGTCTCTCGGGTCGAATCCACCGGTCGAATCAACAATATATTCTAGAGCGCTCCCGCCTGTCACATACGAGGTGCCGAACAGCGTCGCGTTGTCCCGGATCTTGGCGTCCCAGTTCTCGTCGTAGCGGAGCCGGAGGATGAGGTACCCGGCGTTTTCCAGGGCGGCCTGCTGCTCCTTGTCCGTGGCCTTCTGGTGTGCCTCGTCGTGGTGCGGGCCGTCGATGAAGATCGCCACGTTCTCCGCCCGATACAGGAAGTCCGCCCGCGTGTTGCACTCCTTGACGTGCACCTGCGCATCCGGCGGGAGCTTCAGATGGCGCGCATCCAGGAGCCGCACGAACTTGCGCTCCAGCTCGGAGTCGCACAGCTTCAGCAGGCGCTCGACGTGCTCGTCCCTGGGCCGCGCCGACGGGGAGGTCTCGACCGTCCCGTCCATCCACGGCGAGAGGAGCGGCGGCAGCACCTTGCGGTCGAGGACCCGGTGATCGCGCTGGTTGTAGTAGGAAAGCAGGCAGTCGTAGCACGCCGCCTCGCACCGCTCCCGGGAGCCGGGCGCGGAGCCCTGATCGGCGCCCGTGTCCGGGTCGAAGTGGGCGATCTCCAGCGCCCGCCGCGCCACCGCCTGGAGCGCGCGGGGGTCCTCGACGAAGCGCCGGAGCACGCCTGCGCCGCCCTCGGACGCCTCGAAGAACAGGATCGCCCGGCGCTGTTTGGCGTCCGGCAGCGGCTCGGCGGCCAGCTCGCTGTCCTCCAGGTCGTACTCCACCTGGATGGCGGACTTGAGCGCCGCTTGGAGCGACGCCATCTCGGTCGGCGTCAGGTTGCCTTCGGGCGCGATCAGGAGGCAGTTGCGCCGGTCCTCGACGTACGGGATGACGCGCAGCGTGCGCCCCGACTGCGGATCGTCCGGGTCCTCCTCGGTCGCCTGGGACTTCGACCAGTACCCGCGCTCCACGTCGAGCACGTAGCCCTGCTGCTCCTCGCGCTCCCGGCGCCGCCACCCGACGTTGAGACGCCAGATCGTCCCCGCATGGCCGTAGGTCAGCTTGGCCAGCCCGTCGCCGGACGCGCTGCGCAGCTCGGCCGTCTGCTCCGAGGGCACGCCGTCGCGCGGCTCGAACCGCACGCCGGTCTTGATCTCGTACCCCAGGCGGAACCGCTCCTCCTCGTCCGAGCTGATGCGGTCCCGGCGCCGCGTGGACACGTTCTGCATGCGGAACAGGTTGACCATGGGCGGCGGCAGCTTGAGCCCACACCGTTCGCATAGGTCTGGCCCGGGCGCATCCCCGATCGGGTGCACGTAGCCGCACTCCTTGCACTGGGCTGCGCTCCGCGTGATGCCGCCCTCACTCTCCACGGGCAGGATCACCTTGTTGATCACGAATCGCGACCCCTCGTGGTAGACGAACGCGCGCGGCCCGAACTCGGAGATCGCGAGGAACCTCGGCCGCGACAGGAACTCCTCGTCCCCTCGCCCGCGCTTCTTGCCGGGCAGGTAGGCCGACAGCGGGAGCCTCGGGAAGCTGTACCCCGGGAGGAACCCCTCGCTCGCGAAGTAGCGGTACGAGTAGAAGTCGGACAGCGTCTTCGTGTTGCGCTCCAAGAGCAGGTTGAGCTGGGCCTCGGCCTCGGCGCGCAGCCGCTTCGCGTTCTCCCGGTCCCGGGTATCCCGGGAGGCGTCCCGCGCGATCTTGGACTGCCGCTTCGACTGCTCCAGCGCCCCCCGGTACAGGCTCCGCCACCGGTTGCACGCCGTCTCGAACGAGCGCGGCAACTGGTCGAGCACATCGCCGATCCAGACGCCCACCTTGGCGTCGCCGACGAGGGCGGCCACGGCCGCGTACAGGCAATGCTCCGCACGCGTTTTAGCGCGTTCCCGGGCGCGGGTGTCGTCGAGCGCGGCGCGGACGTTCGGGAGGACCTCCAGGGTCGGATCGTCGCCCTCGACCTCCAGGATGTCCGCCAGCGACGACTTGAGATCGAACCCGGACTCGGCAAGCCAGATCGCGTGGACGTGCGCCCGCAGGAGGTCCTCGTTCGCGAGATCGAGCCTGGGTGGGGAAACGGCGCCCGCGACCATGCGGCCCGGTCGCTTGAAGAAGTACTGATCGTGCGGGCTCCCGGCCGTGCAGTAGGTGTACACGAACGCGGGCTGCCCGCTCCGCCCGGCCCGGCCGCTGCGCTGGGCGTAGTTCGCCGGGGTCGGCGGCACGTTGCGCATGTTCACGACGTTGAGCTGCGCGATGTCGACGCCCAACTCCATGGTCGGCGAGCAGAACAGGATCGGCAGGATGCCCTTGCGGAAATTCTCCTCCCGCTCCTCCCGGTCCAGCGCCTGCACCTGCGCCGTGTGCTCGTGCGCTTCGAGCCCCTTCAGGTCCGCCATGTCCGCCCGGTAGAAGTCGACGAAGAAGCGGTTCGTCCTATGGCCGCCCTCGGGGCGGCTCGGGACGCGGATCGGATCGTGGAAGCCGGACATGCCCGCGCCCGCACGCCACACCAATCCCGAGGACTTCAGCTGGTACCCGACCTCGGCCTCCTGGTCGCGCTTCTCGATGCGGTGCACGAGCCCGGCCTTTAGCAGGTTCTCGAACAGGTCGCTCAGGATGGTCGACACATCCTCGGTCTTCGTCATCGCGCTGTTCGCGTTGCGGAACGTGTCCGGCCGCTTGAGGAACAGCCCGAACCCGCCGCGCGGCGACACGTAGACGTTCCACTTCTTTTCCGAGTTGCCCGACGTCGGGAACGCGATCCGGCTCGTCTGCATCGGCTCGTTGTCGTCGAGCGCCCATGGCGGGATCAGGTATTGGTTCGACTGGAGCAGGATGCTCTCCTGGTCGGCCGAGTCGAGGACGTCGGCCTGGATCGCCAGCTCCCGACGCAGGAAGTCGAGCAACACCTTGCAGACGTTCCGGCGCTCGTCCGGGGTCGCGGTTGCGAGAACAGGGTGCCGCTCCCGCCACTTGGGCTCATCGCCACACAGCGCCGCCAGCGACAGGTAGTCGATGTCGAGGAGCCCGCACTGCTCCAGGTTGGGCGACGTGATGCGCCACCCGCGACGCAGGTCCAGGTACAGGCAGTAGCCGAGCACCCGCCGGAACGCGCGCTGCGTCTCTTCGAGCTGGAGGTATTCAACTTCCGGGTTCGCCGCGTACTGGGAGAGTGGCAGGTCGAGCGCCTCGAACACGCGGCGCGTCAACGTATCGTGGTGGAGACCCTCGGCCCCGGCGTCGCGCACGGCACGGTGGAGCGCGGAGCGCAGGAGCGCGATCTCCACAAAGTCGTTGAAGTGCCCGGCCTGGAGCGAGGCGTCCTGGCGGTTGTCCGTGAAGCTGAGGAGCTTGCGCGCCTTGGGCTCCAGGGTCTGGTCGTTGCGCAGGCGGCGGATGTTCGACAGGGCGAGCACCGTCGTCGCCGTGCTGCGGCCCTCGGAGCCGAGCGTCGCGAGCTTGCCGAAGTCGGCCTGCTGGTGCGGGCTGTAGGAGACCTTGCAGTTCATGCAGAAGATGAAGGGCGCCCGCATGTAGTGCGCGCGGAGATCACCTTTGCCCTCGGTCCCGCTCGCGGTGAGATACACCTCGCGCGGCAGCCTGTCGCGCCGGACCTTCCGGACGCGCAGCGTGCCGTTCTCCACTTCGAGCCAGCTGTCCGGGAGGCGGTCGAGTGACGCGCCAACCTCGGGCCAGGGATCTTCCGTGTCGATATGCAGGAAGCCGGGCTCTCCGCCCTCGTCGTCCTGATCGGACAGCGTCCGGGGCTGGTAGTAGACCGTGCGGTCCTCGCCCTCGCAGCGCCGGACCAGGTAGTACTCTTGCCCGCACTCGCGGCAGAACACGATCGGGAACAGCTGCTTGTGGCGATCGCTGCCCGGCACGTAGGTCTGCGATTGCAGCGTGATGTGGCGTTCCGGTTCCGCCTCCAGCGAGGCGTACACCGATTCGCCCTTGGAGACGAACTGGTGCAGCCGGAAGGCGAAGATCGGCCGACCGTGCTCGTCGCGGTGCTCGTACCCGGCGAGGAGGTGGCGGCCGATCTCGCGTTCGCACTTCTCCTGGTCCAGACCGGTCAGCTCCGCGAGCTTGTGCGCTGCGCCGTTCGCGCCGGTGATCGGCATCGGCGTCGAGCGCACGAGACGGTACGTGCCCGGCTCCTCGGCCAGGCCGAGGGTGGACTCGATCCAGGAGGAGAGCGGCGACGCCAGGAACGACTCCCGGGTCTCGGGCGGGATGCTCCCGGAGCGCGACATTTCGGCGCGGAGGTCGGCGACGAACTGCGGATCGTCGTGGCGCCGCAGCGGCGTCACGCGGCGCAACGTCTCCCCGATCACACGCTCGGGTTTGACCTCGGCGCCGAACAGGCGACTCGCGGTATCCGCCACGGCCGCCCGCTGCTCCTCCCACGTGCCCCCGCTCGCCAGGGTGGCAGACGTCCCCACGTGCAGCAGGCTGGTCGCCTCGCAGGCGTCGCGCACGCGGCGCACGAGCATGGCGACGTCCGAGCCCTGCCGCCCTCGGTATGTGTGCAGCTCGTCGAGCACGAGGAACCGCAGGTCCTTCGCCGCGCTCACAAGCTTGCGCTCCTTGGGCCGGGTGAGCAGCAGCTCCAGCATGACGTAGTTCGTGAGCAGGATGTCGGGCGGGCTCGCGATGATCTCGTTGCGCTCCTCGTCCTTCTCCTGCCCGGTGTACCGCTGGAACGTGACGGGCGACTTGCCGCCGGGGTAGCCGTTGCACAGGAACTTGGTCAGCTCGCCGAGCTGGGAGTTCGCGAGCGCGTTCATGGGGTACACCACGATCGCCTGGATGCCCTTGCCGGTGCCGGTGCGCAGCACGTGGTCCACGATCGGCACGATGTACGCCAGGCTCTTGCCCGAGCCGGTGCCGGTCGTCAGCACGTAGTTCTCGCCGGACCGCGCCGCGTGGACGGCTTCGACCTGGTGGCGGTGCAGCTGGAGCAGCCCCCGATCCTCGGCGGGGGCGGGCTTGTCGCGGAAGATCTTCAGGCACTCGGGATGCAGGGCTCCCTGCCGGACCAGATCTTCGAGGCCCTCGCCCGGTTCGAACGCGGGGTTCAGCTGGATGAGCGGCTCGGGCCACAACGCGCCGCGCCGCAGCTCGCTGTCGACGAGCTGCTCAATCCGCTCGTCGCCGATGACGATGAAACTGCGGATGTAGTCGGCGTACTCCTGGATGACGCGCTTGCGGAGATCGAAAACGTCCACGATGGGCCCCCTCTCGAAGTCACCGTCGGCCGTCATGAGACAGCACGCACCTGCTGCGGGCCACGGGGATCAGGCGGGCGCCCGGCAACACCGTCGCTGCGGATCTTGCGCCCTCACCGAATCCTTCCGCGTGCCGACATGCTACCGCGTTCGGGTACGGTAGCTCAACGGGATACGCACGAAGATGGCGCCCGAAAACGGTGATGGGTAGGAACAGGTCGATGTTCAGGGACGGGCTGGACTCGGTGGATCTCGACTATTCAGGAACTCTTCGAGCAAATCTTCAGGAAGCTCGACGAACCGCGTCACCCCATCCCGGATGAAATCATCGAGCGATACTCCAAGAGCGTCAACATCGATGTCCCCATCACGCACAGGGAGTGTGTTGAGCCATTGCACCGCCGACTCGATTTTCCTGCTCATGTGCTCACGGTGGAAGGCCTGTACTTCAGCATCGGCAGTGTCACCATAACGGCGGACCCAGGCTGTCAGCCGTTTCTCGTTGGACTCATGCTTCGAACGCGCGATCCCTGCAACCGAGTCCAAGTACTCTGTGGCAGTGGTCGCCATAAGATCAACTTGCGGGCTGATGTGTAAAAAATGCACCGGCACCATCGTGACATCTGGCCCTACGATCACCAGGCGACGCTCCGCACTGAACTCCAGCCAATCGCGCATCACA
The DNA window shown above is from Pseudomonadota bacterium and carries:
- a CDS encoding AAA family ATPase; the encoded protein is MTASVMIARQFYSALGQLSANDQARANVFVMTFAANPATPSISLERLTRALSKNVWSGRVSQDLRVILYKDGETWAMVYVDHHKPAYEWAERHEVDRHTITGALHIIESVETVRKVDRIIEVPVHPDAPPIFGKHDDGYLLSLGVPESWLPTLRRVCDDGQLLVVCEQLPDDVSERLLTLADGGFVTPPRPVPLGRPAIESSDTQRRFFLVEDTEGLAAALEAPMERWIAFLHPSQREMVERAFSGPAKVSGSAGTGKTVVAMHRARHLARRGNTVLLTSFVSTLCENIQSNIARICNEAERARITVSTVHKQALSIVRKVEPRVQPASEDDVNELLGTLRTRHAPAFDASFVRSEWDNVVRLQGIESWDGYRQAHRTGRGRGLAVKERKVLWQVFGEVINALAKRQMRDWTGLCIRAEELLTAGSVTSPFSAVVVDEVQDLRSAELRFLQALCAREPGNLMVCGDAGQRIYPGGFTLKALGIDVRGRSTVLRINYRTTEQIRRLADRIVGVVADDMDGGEEARTGTRSLLRGPEPALRGYPSFEAELAAGITQIRSWIGEGLQPDAIGVFARTGNRAKAAGEELTKAALPWRLLSDKEGSDSGTINVGTMHRAKGLEFKAVLVLDCSRGVVPSPAVLRYADDPQDREAAEARERRLLYVAMTRARDELIVSWNGKPSGFIEAIAVADVAGAR
- a CDS encoding DEAD/DEAH box helicase — its product is MTADGDFERGPIVDVFDLRKRVIQEYADYIRSFIVIGDERIEQLVDSELRRGALWPEPLIQLNPAFEPGEGLEDLVRQGALHPECLKIFRDKPAPAEDRGLLQLHRHQVEAVHAARSGENYVLTTGTGSGKSLAYIVPIVDHVLRTGTGKGIQAIVVYPMNALANSQLGELTKFLCNGYPGGKSPVTFQRYTGQEKDEERNEIIASPPDILLTNYVMLELLLTRPKERKLVSAAKDLRFLVLDELHTYRGRQGSDVAMLVRRVRDACEATSLLHVGTSATLASGGTWEEQRAAVADTASRLFGAEVKPERVIGETLRRVTPLRRHDDPQFVADLRAEMSRSGSIPPETRESFLASPLSSWIESTLGLAEEPGTYRLVRSTPMPITGANGAAHKLAELTGLDQEKCEREIGRHLLAGYEHRDEHGRPIFAFRLHQFVSKGESVYASLEAEPERHITLQSQTYVPGSDRHKQLFPIVFCRECGQEYYLVRRCEGEDRTVYYQPRTLSDQDDEGGEPGFLHIDTEDPWPEVGASLDRLPDSWLEVENGTLRVRKVRRDRLPREVYLTASGTEGKGDLRAHYMRAPFIFCMNCKVSYSPHQQADFGKLATLGSEGRSTATTVLALSNIRRLRNDQTLEPKARKLLSFTDNRQDASLQAGHFNDFVEIALLRSALHRAVRDAGAEGLHHDTLTRRVFEALDLPLSQYAANPEVEYLQLEETQRAFRRVLGYCLYLDLRRGWRITSPNLEQCGLLDIDYLSLAALCGDEPKWRERHPVLATATPDERRNVCKVLLDFLRRELAIQADVLDSADQESILLQSNQYLIPPWALDDNEPMQTSRIAFPTSGNSEKKWNVYVSPRGGFGLFLKRPDTFRNANSAMTKTEDVSTILSDLFENLLKAGLVHRIEKRDQEAEVGYQLKSSGLVWRAGAGMSGFHDPIRVPSRPEGGHRTNRFFVDFYRADMADLKGLEAHEHTAQVQALDREEREENFRKGILPILFCSPTMELGVDIAQLNVVNMRNVPPTPANYAQRSGRAGRSGQPAFVYTYCTAGSPHDQYFFKRPGRMVAGAVSPPRLDLANEDLLRAHVHAIWLAESGFDLKSSLADILEVEGDDPTLEVLPNVRAALDDTRARERAKTRAEHCLYAAVAALVGDAKVGVWIGDVLDQLPRSFETACNRWRSLYRGALEQSKRQSKIARDASRDTRDRENAKRLRAEAEAQLNLLLERNTKTLSDFYSYRYFASEGFLPGYSFPRLPLSAYLPGKKRGRGDEEFLSRPRFLAISEFGPRAFVYHEGSRFVINKVILPVESEGGITRSAAQCKECGYVHPIGDAPGPDLCERCGLKLPPPMVNLFRMQNVSTRRRDRISSDEEERFRLGYEIKTGVRFEPRDGVPSEQTAELRSASGDGLAKLTYGHAGTIWRLNVGWRRREREEQQGYVLDVERGYWSKSQATEEDPDDPQSGRTLRVIPYVEDRRNCLLIAPEGNLTPTEMASLQAALKSAIQVEYDLEDSELAAEPLPDAKQRRAILFFEASEGGAGVLRRFVEDPRALQAVARRALEIAHFDPDTGADQGSAPGSRERCEAACYDCLLSYYNQRDHRVLDRKVLPPLLSPWMDGTVETSPSARPRDEHVERLLKLCDSELERKFVRLLDARHLKLPPDAQVHVKECNTRADFLYRAENVAIFIDGPHHDEAHQKATDKEQQAALENAGYLILRLRYDENWDAKIRDNATLFGTSYVTGGSALEYIVDSTGGFDPRDYGEEWRPLMESLTSSDGVTVEPGEEVMHEGRVVDLDLATVRKGNRSLRLVDDARSSADAVTHALSSVGCRVMRVRPNELDLTARVLAALGSE
- a CDS encoding AAA family ATPase, which encodes MNDITIIPPYDELDHLPTPLTPGERKTLEFFREHLPDGWELYVQPHLNGLRPDFVLLHPDNGIAVYEVKDWDLDALDYFFQGTPPTLHGRRDGKTFSLARQNPIAKVIAYKDEVHKLYCPSLPVRTGFGVITAGVVFPFASREKADHLLGTTYKTHLSIPQNPMVCWDDLDSGNILKAFPLVHRHNEYMSHDIAAELRPWLVEPDVSVEQRHPLEMDKKQIALATDPAPQKGYRRIKGAAGSGKSVVLAARAAELAKEGKTVLVATFNITLLNYLRDLAVRWWRSKTFAERITWLNFHQWCKRITATAGENDKQKSLWENDDYSKDEILNEKMAELVFGLYQREGAELPQYDAILVDEGQDYRLSWWKALRAACKPGGEMLLVADPTQDVYGTARAWTEQKMIGAGFSGRWTTLDTSYRLPPVLIPLVRDFAERFLPRDGLRALPQPAQTELALSSTHLRWFQVRGDRAEDACVAEVLALPRSIGGKTLPWSDVTFLTSSRALGARVVNRLEGHGIHVLHTFYEGEEERRHKLAFFKGSAKVKATTIHSFKGWEGRALVIHFGDLLDDKMKAAAYAALTRLKRHKEACVLSVVCSWDEGEEYGRSWPSFHSWRGDGLGTTTEVLEDFSAVWKPVMVALAATEGVTVDPGEEIMNRGRVVDLDLATVCWKNRKLRLVDDVLPSANEVASTLTSQGWRVVRVRATDPDVVMRVMGALEE